Sequence from the Amycolatopsis sp. NBC_00345 genome:
CCCGGGGACGGCGACCACGGGAGACGACTACTCGCCGCCCTTCTGCACGTAGGCGCGCACGAAGTCCTCGGCGTTCTCCTCAAGCACGTCATCGATCTCGTCGAGGATGGTGTCGACGTCCTCGCCGAGCTTCTCGCGCCGTTCCTGGCCCGCCGCTCCGGCCGCCTCGAACTCCTCGTCGGAGTCGCCGCCGCCGTGCTTCTCGACCTTCTCCTGCGCCATCTCGCCTCCCGGTGTGGCTGATGATTCCTAGCCTACCCAGCGGCCCCGACATTCGGGGCAACGCCGCGATCGCGATCCCCCGGTCGTTCTAGTCCGAACCGGTGATGGCCTCGACCAGCTCCTCCGCCGTCGCCGAAGCGTCCAGCAGCTTCCCGACGTGCGCCTTCGTCCCCCGCAACGGCTCCAGCGTCGGGATCCGCACCAGCGATTCCCGGCCTACGTCGAAGATCACCGAATCCCACGACGCCGCCGCGATCGACGACGCGTACTTCTCCAGCGCCCGGCCCCGGAAGTACGCCCGGGTGTCCGAAGGCGGCGTCGTGATCGCCGCCTGGACCTCCTCCTCCGTCACCAGCCGCTTCATGGAACCCCGCGTGACCAGCCGGTTGTACAGGCCCTTGCCCAGCCGCACGTCCGAGTACTGCAGGTCCACCAGCCGCAGCCGCGGCGCGCCCCACGCCAGCTGGTCCCGCTCCCGGTACCCCTCCAGCAGCCGCAGCTTCGCCGGCCAGTCCAGCCGGTCCGCGCACTCCTGCGGATCCCGCGCCAGCGCGTCCAGCGTCTCGCCCCAGACCCGCAGCACCTCCTTCGAGGCCTCGTCCGCGCTCGTCCGCTCCAGATTCGCCGCCGCGATCTCGTGATACGCGAACTGCAGGTCCAATCCGGTGAACTTCTTCCCGTTCGCCAGCTCGACCTGAACCTTCAACGTCGGGTCGTGGCTGATCTGGTGCACCGCGCGCACCGGCTCGTCCAGCTTCAGCTCGTCGAACCGGATCCCCGACTCGATCAGGTCCAGCACCAGCGCCGTCGTCCCGACCTTCAGATACGTCGAGTACTCCGCCAGGTTCGCGTCACCCACGATCACGTGCAGCCGCCGGTACTTGTCCGCGTCCGCGTGCGGCTCGTCCCGGGTGTTGATGATCCCGCGCTTCAGCGTCGTCTCCAGGCCGACCTCGACCTCGATGTAGTCCGCGCGCTGCGAGAGCTGGAACCCGGCCTCCTCGCTCTGCTGCCCGATCCCCACCCGGCCCGAGCCCGTGATCACCTGCCGCGACGCGAAGAACGGCGTCAGCCCCGCGATCACCGCGGTGAACGGCGTCGACCGCGCCATCAGGTAGTTCTCGTGCGTGCCGTAGCTCGCGCCCTTGCCGTCCACGTTGTTCTTGTACAGCTGCAACGGCGGCTGCCCGGGCACGGACGCCGCCTTCAGCGCGGCCTCCTCCATCACCCGTTCGCCCGCCTTGTCCCAGATCACCGCGTCCCGCGCGTTCGTGACCTCGGGCGCCGAGTACTCCGGGTGCGCGTGGTCCACGTACAACCGCGCCCCGTTGGTCAGGATGACGTTCGCCGCCCCCAGGTCCTCCACGTCCGGATCGTGCCCCGGACCCCCCGGACCTGTCAGGTCGAACCCGCGCGCGTCCCGCAGCGGGGACTCCACCTCGTAGTCCCAGCGAGCCCGCCGGGCCCGCGGAATGTCCGCCGCCGCCGCGTAAGCGAGCACGACCTGAGTCGAGGTGAGCACCGGGTTCGCCGTGGCGTCCCCGGGCACGGCGATGCCGTACTCGACTTCGGTTCCCATGATCCGACGCATGCCACACACCCTACGGGGTACACCCGTGCGACGATGCCCCCATGCCAGGCAGTGACGAACTCGTTGCGCTCTATGACCGGACCGGCCGGGTCACCGGGGAAGGACTCCGCTCCCGCGTCCGCGCGGAAGGGCTCTGGCACGCGGCGGGCGTCGTACTGGTCCGTTCGGGCGACGGAAGCATGGTCTACGTCCACCTCCGCACCCCCGGCAAGGACATCTTCCCGTCCACCTGGGACTGCTGGGCCGGCGGCGTCGTCGCCGCGGGCGAGACCCCCGCCGAATGCGCCCGCCGTGAACTCGCCGAAGAACTCGGCGTCCACGGAGTGGAACCGGAACCGCTGTTCACCATCGTCTACGACCAGGGCACCCTCCACTGCCACAACTTCGCCTTCGAAGTCCGCTGGGACGGCCCCATCCGCCACCAGCCCGAGGAGATCGCCGAAGGCCGCTGGCTACCGATCGAGCAACTGCGCGCCTGGGTCGAAGACCCCGCCCGGCCGTTCATCCCCGACGGCCGCGCCGGCGTCCTCGAATGGTTCCGCCGCTACGGCTGAGTGACCAGCTTCGCCACGAGCTTCGGCAACAACCGCTTCGCCGCGTCCGCCGCCCGCGTCGGCGTACTCGCCGCGACACTCAGCGCCGACACCAAGTTCCCCTTCGCCACCAGCACCGTGCACGTCGAGCCCTCGCACCACGCCCGCAGCCCGGTCACACCCTCCTGTGCCGGCAGCGAAAGCGCCGTCCCCGCACACTCCGCCCCGGACACCACGTCCGCACCGGACCGGTCCGGATAAGCCGTCACCTGATGGTCCAGCACCGAACCACTCGGATACATCCAGCTCGCCGACCGCCGCTCCCCCGCCGCCAGGCCCGTCAGACAGCCCAAGACCTTGCCCGCACCCGGGTGCACACCCTCTTCGGCAACGTCCTCATCGGACAGCAGCGCTCCCGCCACCGCCGCGACCGCCACCGCCACCGCCCGCGGATCCGGCCTCGGCTTCACCGGCGCGCTCGGCGCGGTCTGCGGACGCGGCACCGGCGCCGCGGCAGCCGACGGCGTATCGCTCACCGGCGCCGGATCGTCGTAGTACGTCTCGAGGTTGTTGGGCCGATTGCCGCACCCGGCCAGCCCGACGAACGCGACCGCGGCCACGGCGAGCACCTGCCGATGACGCACTTGCTGCCCCCCCGGAAGATCCGCGCCCCGCCCAGCCGGGACGCGATGCAGCGAGGGTAGTGCAGCCCCTCAGTCCCACCCGAGCCGGGACCGGTGCCGCCAATACGCCTCCGGCTCCTCCGCGACCGCGGCCAGCCCGGCCAGATCGTCCGCGCCCAGCGAGACCTCCGCGGCGGCCAGGTTCGCCGCCAGCTGAGCCGGGCTCGACGGCCCGATCACCGCCGCCGACACCCACTCCTGCGCCAGCACCGCCGCGACCGCCACCGCGTCCGGCCCCACTCCGTGCGCCGCGGCGATCCGCGCCACCACCGGCGGGGCCTCGACCGCCAGCCGCCCGTTCGCCAGCGTCTCCTTGACCAGCACGCGTTTCCCCGCCGCCCGCGCCTCCTCGAGCGCGGCGCCGGCCGAGGTCTCCAGCACGTTCCAAGTGGACTGCACCGCCGTGAACACCGGCCGCCCCGCCACTTCCAGCCCGAACGCGCGCCGCACCGCGTCCGCCTGCGCCGGCCCGGACGTCGAGAACCCCACCTCGACCCCGGACGCGGAAAGCCCCGCCAGCGCGTCGATCAGCGGCTCGTCCGAGAACAGTGGACTGTCCACAGTGAGCGAATGCACCTGGTAGAGATTCACCCGGTCGCCCAGCAGCGCCCGCGTCCGCGCCCACTGCTCGTGGAACCGCGCCGCCGTGTGCTCCTTGACCTCGTGGACCTCGGCGTCCAGCCGCCACTCGCCGACGTAGCGATAGCCCCACTTGCTCGACACCGTCACGTCCGTGTGGCCGCGTTCGTCGAGCCAGCCGGCCAGGAACTCCTCCGACAGCCCGTACGAGCGCGCGACGTCGACCCACCGGACGCCCGCGCGGTACGCGTCGTCCAGCACGGCGTGGGTGGCGGCCCGCATCGCCGCGACATCCCGCGACGCCGGCAGGTCCCGGCCCAGGTTGATGTACGCGGGCCGGCCCAATGCGGCGAGACCCACCGCGATGCGCTCCATGGATTTCCTTGTCGTTGCTGGGTTTTACGGGTGGTTGACCCGAGCTGGTTTTTCTACGAAGCCAGGCCGTATAGGGCGTTATACATCTTGTTTGTGTCGAAGGATGGCCAGCCATTGGCCGGAGTTCTGGGCCTGGCGGTGGAGCTTCTCGAGCCGTGCCGCCGGCGCCCGGACGTAGCCCTTTCCGAAGACCGGCGCGATCTGGCGGAGGCTCGCCCCCTCCTCACGAGCGGCCAGCAGCGCCCAGTCGGACGCGTCGGCGCACGCCGCCGACGCGCGGCGCAGCTCCCCCAGCAGCTCGATCAGCTCCGGGGCGCCCACCTCCCCCGCCTGGACGGCGGCCGCCGTCGTCTCCAGCCAGGCCATGACGTCGGCCTCGGTGATCGGCGCGCGCGGCCGACCCGTGTCGTCTGTGCTCACGGCCGGAAGTATAGGGCGTTATACAGCTAGCTCGGGCACGACGTCCGAAAACCGCTGGCCCCTCGGCGCGGCGAACCCGTTGACTGGGCGGGAGTTCACGACGACCAGGAGGATCATTGTTCGGGCAGTTCGGGGTCACGGCGCGGTTCGTCGCGCTGGCGACGGTGTGGGGTGCCAGTTTCCTGTTCATCAAGGTGGGGCTCGAAGGCCTCTCCCCCGCGCAGGTCGCGCTGGCCCGAGCCGGCTTCGGCGCACTCGGGCTGGCCGTGATCCTGGTGGTGCGACGGCGGCCGCTCCCCCGCGATCCGGCGCTGTGGGGCCATCTCGCGGTCGTCTCGGTGCTGCTGTGCGTGGGGCCGTTCCTGTTGTTCTCGTGGGCCGAGCAGTACATCTCCTCCGGGCTGGCCAGCATCTTCAACGCGACCACGCCCCTGCTGACGATGCTCTTCACCGCCGCCACCCTCCCCGCGGAGCGCCTCACCCGGCCCCGGTCAGTGGGCCTGCTGCTCGGTTTCGCGGGTGTGCTGACCCTCGTCGGGGTGTGGCAGGGCATCGACCTCACCCACGAGCTGACCGCACAGTTGGCCTGCCTGGGCGCCACGACGTGTTACGGCGCGGCGTTCGTCTACCTGCGCCGTTTCGTGTCACCGCGCGGCGCCGACCCCGTCACCGTCGCGT
This genomic interval carries:
- a CDS encoding aldo/keto reductase, which produces MERIAVGLAALGRPAYINLGRDLPASRDVAAMRAATHAVLDDAYRAGVRWVDVARSYGLSEEFLAGWLDERGHTDVTVSSKWGYRYVGEWRLDAEVHEVKEHTAARFHEQWARTRALLGDRVNLYQVHSLTVDSPLFSDEPLIDALAGLSASGVEVGFSTSGPAQADAVRRAFGLEVAGRPVFTAVQSTWNVLETSAGAALEEARAAGKRVLVKETLANGRLAVEAPPVVARIAAAHGVGPDAVAVAAVLAQEWVSAAVIGPSSPAQLAANLAAAEVSLGADDLAGLAAVAEEPEAYWRHRSRLGWD
- the dop gene encoding depupylase/deamidase Dop; translation: MRRIMGTEVEYGIAVPGDATANPVLTSTQVVLAYAAAADIPRARRARWDYEVESPLRDARGFDLTGPGGPGHDPDVEDLGAANVILTNGARLYVDHAHPEYSAPEVTNARDAVIWDKAGERVMEEAALKAASVPGQPPLQLYKNNVDGKGASYGTHENYLMARSTPFTAVIAGLTPFFASRQVITGSGRVGIGQQSEEAGFQLSQRADYIEVEVGLETTLKRGIINTRDEPHADADKYRRLHVIVGDANLAEYSTYLKVGTTALVLDLIESGIRFDELKLDEPVRAVHQISHDPTLKVQVELANGKKFTGLDLQFAYHEIAAANLERTSADEASKEVLRVWGETLDALARDPQECADRLDWPAKLRLLEGYRERDQLAWGAPRLRLVDLQYSDVRLGKGLYNRLVTRGSMKRLVTEEEVQAAITTPPSDTRAYFRGRALEKYASSIAAASWDSVIFDVGRESLVRIPTLEPLRGTKAHVGKLLDASATAEELVEAITGSD
- a CDS encoding ubiquitin-like protein Pup; this encodes MAQEKVEKHGGGDSDEEFEAAGAAGQERREKLGEDVDTILDEIDDVLEENAEDFVRAYVQKGGE
- a CDS encoding NUDIX hydrolase; the protein is MPGSDELVALYDRTGRVTGEGLRSRVRAEGLWHAAGVVLVRSGDGSMVYVHLRTPGKDIFPSTWDCWAGGVVAAGETPAECARRELAEELGVHGVEPEPLFTIVYDQGTLHCHNFAFEVRWDGPIRHQPEEIAEGRWLPIEQLRAWVEDPARPFIPDGRAGVLEWFRRYG
- a CDS encoding DMT family transporter — encoded protein: MFGQFGVTARFVALATVWGASFLFIKVGLEGLSPAQVALARAGFGALGLAVILVVRRRPLPRDPALWGHLAVVSVLLCVGPFLLFSWAEQYISSGLASIFNATTPLLTMLFTAATLPAERLTRPRSVGLLLGFAGVLTLVGVWQGIDLTHELTAQLACLGATTCYGAAFVYLRRFVSPRGADPVTVAFGQVGFATVILGLLAPAAATAPVHLSPAVVFSMLALGVFGTGVAYAWNTAIVAAWGAANASAVTYLTPVVGVVLGVVVLHEPVHWNEPVGAVLVVLGILASHGRLRPRRKAALAAEPA